The nucleotide sequence GACTCGGCGTCCTGACGGGGATCAGCGTCCGCCGGATCAGCCGACGTCGTCCCACAATGTGACCCGCGACTGCACGGGGGTGCCCCCGGTGGACCGCACGTGTGTAGCTTGGGCGACGGTCTGAGACCCTGTTTTCGACGTTTCGGCTGAACAGTAGCTATTGACACCGGAAGGACGGTCGTGCACATCGTCATCATGGGCTGCGGGCGAGTGGGTTCCACCCTCGCCCAGACCCTGGAGCAACAGGGGCACACGGTCGCCGTGATCGACCTGGACCCCACGGCCTTCCGTCGTCTGGGCTCGGGGTTCGGCGGCCGACGCGTCACCGGGGTCGGCTTCGACCGCGACACCCTGCGTGAGGCGGGCATCGAGGAGGCTGGCGCGTTCGCCGCCGTCTCCAGCGGTGACAACTCGAACATCATCGCCGCCAGGGTCGCCCGCGAGATGTTCGGCATCGAGAACGTGGCGGCGCGGATCTACGACCCCCGCCGCGCCGAGGTCTACCAGCGCCTGGGCATCCCGACGGTCGCCACGGTCCGCTGGACCGCCGACCAGATGCTCCGTCGGCTGCTGCCCTCCGGGGCGGAACCGCTGTGGCGCGACCCCACCGGCGGTGTCCAGCTCGCCGAGGTGCACGCCTCGTCGGCCTGGGTGGGTCACAAGATCAGCAGGATGCAGGAGGAGACCGGCGTCCGCGTCGCCTTCCTCACCCGCCTGGGTGAGGCGGTTCTGCCGACCTCCCAGACGGTGCTGCAGGAGGGCGACCTCGTGCACGTGATGATGCGGACGGACGACGTGGAAAAGGTCGAGGCGTCCTTCGCCGAGGGCCCCGACGATGAGGGCGGTCACTGATGAGGGTCGCCATTGCCGGAGCCGGCGCGGTCGGTCGCTCGATCGCGGGCGAACTGCTGGAGAACGGTCACGAGATCCTGCTCATCGACAAGGCGCCGACCGCCATCTCGGTCGAGCGCGTCCCCCAGGCGGAGTGGCTGCTGGCCGACGCCTGCGAGATCACGTCCCTGGACGAGGCGGCGCTCCAGCGCTGCAACGTCGTCATCGCCGCGACCGGCGACGACAAGGTCAACCTGGTCGTCTCCCTGCTGGCGAAGACGGAGTACGGCGTTCCGCGCGTCGTCGCCCGTGTCAACAACCCCAAGAACGAGTGGCTTTTCAACGAGTCCTGGGGTGTGGACGTGGCCGTGTCGACCCCCCGGCTGATGTCGGCCCTGGTCGAGGAGGCCGTCAGCGTCGGTGACCTGGTCCGGCTCCTGCGTTTCAGCCACGGCGACGCGAACCTGGTCGAGCTGACCCTGCCGCCCGAGTCGGCCCTGGCCGGCACGCAGGTGGGCGAGGTCGAGTGGCCGGAGGACACCTCCCTGGTCACGATCATCCGCGGTACCCGGGTTCTCACCCCCACGGCGGAGGACTCCCTGGAGGCGGGCGACGAGCTGCTCTTCGTGGCCGCCCAGGCCCGCGAGGAACAGCTGGAGGATCTCCTGTCGGTCCGCCGCGAGGACGCGACGAGCTGACGCGCGGGTTACGACGACGAAAGGGCGCCCCGAGAACTCGGGGCGCCCTTTCCGTACCTGGCCCGTCTCCGTACCCGGCCCGTCCGGCGATCGAGGACGAGGCCGTCCCAACCGAAAGCGGGGGCCTGGGGCGCAGCCTCCAAGGAGGCCCGCGCCCACACCGGGTGCTAGTCGGCCGCCCGCGCGGCAGCCTTCCGCTCCTCCGCCGCGCGCTCTTCCGCCTCCATCTCGGCGAACACGTCGATCGGCGCCGGCGCCTTCGCCAGGAACACCCAGGTCAGCCAGACCGCGAGCAGGAACGGCGGGATCTTCAGAGCGATGAGCACCCAGCCCAGCTGGGTGGTGTCGGCCCACCAGTAGAGCGGGAAGAGGATCGCGCACTTGGCGAGCAGGATCGCACCCCAGGCGTAACTCGCCTTCGCGTACGCCTTCTTGCGGCCGGGGTTCCGCTTGCGCCAGGACAGGTTCTCCTTGAAGACCGGGCCGAGCATCAGGCCGATCAGCGGCACGCCTGCCAGCGTCGTGATGATGTACGCGAGCCCGAGGACCAGCGTGTACAGCATGCCCGGCAGGTAGAAGTCCTTGGCGTTGCCGGTCATCATCGCGAAGACCACGCCGAAGGCGACCCCGAAGACACCGCTGAAGGCGTGCTTGACGGTGTCCTTCATGACGAGCCGCACCACGACCAGCAGGACGGAGACACCGAGGGCCGCGAGGGCCGACGCGTGCAGGTCCTTGTTGATCGTGAAGATGGAGACGAAGAGCAGGCCCGGGAGCACGGTCTCGACCATGCCGCGCACGCCACCGAACGCCTCGAACAGCGCGGCCTCCGTCACCGCCTTGGAGTCCTGCGAGCCGTCCTGTCCGCCCTGTGCGTCCTGGACGCCGCGCTGGGCGTCTTCCGTCGGCTTGTCGAGCGACGTCACCGGCTACTCCCGTCCGAGGGGTCTGAGTTCGTACTTCGGATTGAACAGCACCCTACGGCCCCGGCTCATCGAGATCCGGCCGGATGCGATCAGCTTGCGCCCCGGCTCTATGCCGATGATGGAGTGCCTGCCCAGCCACACCACGTCCAGCGCGGCCGAACCGTCGAACAGCTCGGCCTCCAGGGCCGGGACACCGGCCCGGGGGCGCAGCGTGACCGTGCGCAAGGTACCAGTAACCGTCACTATCTGTCGGTCGTGGCAGTCACATATGCGCGTGCAGCCCGCGGTGTCCGCGTCCTCGCGCAGCTCCTCCGACTCCAGGTCCGTCTGGGACGAGGACAGCCGGTCGAGCATGCGCCGGAACCGGCCCGCCGGCTTCTCGGAACGAGGAACAGCACTCATGACAAAAGCGTACCGGGGCCCGCCGACAGCGCCGCACCCCGGCTACTTCTCGAAGCGGTACCCCATCCCCGCCTCGGTGATGAAGTGCCTCGGCCGCGAGGGGTCGCTCTCCAGCTTGCGCCGCAGCTGGGCCATGTAGACCCGGAGGTAGTTGGTCTCCGTCCCGTACGACGGCCCCCAGACCTCCTGGAGCAGTTGTCTCTGGCTGACCAGGCGGCCGGTGTTGCGGACCAGCACCTCCAGGAGGTGCCACTCGGTGGGGGTCAGCCGGACGTCCCTGCCGTCCCGGTTCACCTTCTTCGCGGCCAGGTCCACGGTGAAGTCGTCGGTCTCCACGATCACGTCGCCCTCCTCGCCCGCGACGGGCTCGGCACGGCGGACGGCGGCGCGCAGCCGGGCGAGCAGTTCGTCCATGCCGAAGGGCTTGGTGACGTAGTCGTCGGCGCCGGCGTCGAGGGCTTCGACCTTCTCGTCGGAGGAGTGGCGGGCCGACAGGACCAGGATCGGGACCCGGGTCCAGCCGCGCAGCCCCCTGATCACCTCGACGCCGTCCATGTCGGGCAGCCCCAGGTCGAGCACGACGACGTCGGGGTGGCGGGCGGCGGCGAGTTCCAGGGCGGTCGCGCCGTCGTGGGCCGCGTCGACCTCGTACTTGCGGGCCTTCAGGTTGATCACGAGCGCGCGGACGATCTGCGGCTCGTCGTCGACCACGAGCACCCGGGTCATGTGGTTCGCCTCTCTGCCGATGTGGCCGTGTCCACCGGGGCGCCCCTGCCTGTCGACCCGGTGACGTCCGCCGACGCGGCCGTGCCTGCCGACGGCCGGCCTGTGCCTGTCGCGGGGGCCGAGACCGCCGACGCGGCCGAAACCGGCGACGCGGCCGTACCTGCCGGAGAGGA is from Streptomyces sp. NBC_01314 and encodes:
- a CDS encoding NAD-binding protein gives rise to the protein MHIVIMGCGRVGSTLAQTLEQQGHTVAVIDLDPTAFRRLGSGFGGRRVTGVGFDRDTLREAGIEEAGAFAAVSSGDNSNIIAARVAREMFGIENVAARIYDPRRAEVYQRLGIPTVATVRWTADQMLRRLLPSGAEPLWRDPTGGVQLAEVHASSAWVGHKISRMQEETGVRVAFLTRLGEAVLPTSQTVLQEGDLVHVMMRTDDVEKVEASFAEGPDDEGGH
- a CDS encoding TrkA family potassium uptake protein, which produces MRVAIAGAGAVGRSIAGELLENGHEILLIDKAPTAISVERVPQAEWLLADACEITSLDEAALQRCNVVIAATGDDKVNLVVSLLAKTEYGVPRVVARVNNPKNEWLFNESWGVDVAVSTPRLMSALVEEAVSVGDLVRLLRFSHGDANLVELTLPPESALAGTQVGEVEWPEDTSLVTIIRGTRVLTPTAEDSLEAGDELLFVAAQAREEQLEDLLSVRREDATS
- a CDS encoding DUF3159 domain-containing protein gives rise to the protein MTSLDKPTEDAQRGVQDAQGGQDGSQDSKAVTEAALFEAFGGVRGMVETVLPGLLFVSIFTINKDLHASALAALGVSVLLVVVRLVMKDTVKHAFSGVFGVAFGVVFAMMTGNAKDFYLPGMLYTLVLGLAYIITTLAGVPLIGLMLGPVFKENLSWRKRNPGRKKAYAKASYAWGAILLAKCAILFPLYWWADTTQLGWVLIALKIPPFLLAVWLTWVFLAKAPAPIDVFAEMEAEERAAEERKAAARAAD
- a CDS encoding OB-fold nucleic acid binding domain-containing protein, coding for MSAVPRSEKPAGRFRRMLDRLSSSQTDLESEELREDADTAGCTRICDCHDRQIVTVTGTLRTVTLRPRAGVPALEAELFDGSAALDVVWLGRHSIIGIEPGRKLIASGRISMSRGRRVLFNPKYELRPLGRE
- a CDS encoding response regulator, with translation MTRVLVVDDEPQIVRALVINLKARKYEVDAAHDGATALELAAARHPDVVVLDLGLPDMDGVEVIRGLRGWTRVPILVLSARHSSDEKVEALDAGADDYVTKPFGMDELLARLRAAVRRAEPVAGEEGDVIVETDDFTVDLAAKKVNRDGRDVRLTPTEWHLLEVLVRNTGRLVSQRQLLQEVWGPSYGTETNYLRVYMAQLRRKLESDPSRPRHFITEAGMGYRFEK